One genomic window of Sardina pilchardus chromosome 15, fSarPil1.1, whole genome shotgun sequence includes the following:
- the nrl gene encoding neural retina-specific leucine zipper protein produces the protein MSSPSLPLTSLPPSPLAMEYLNDFDLLKFEVKPDTPPPPPTSTMQQQQQQQQQQQQQQQPPCPYPKPGLHQDPSSSPYSGRPPQDPSSLSSSPYTSLPPSPTLSDGHPPPSASSSSSSSSSSISFPLSVSTGYVSGLSSASQGNPDGSPAPGGQAQCPNPASLEDLIWLAALQQQFGGEAGGAASLLGALGGGPERGDRDRSAVGGFLGCEDAVEALLNSAAVAVGSQFPVLSQSSSSSNLGDSGSDSGGDVSCAKASDMCHRPLLFVSNPPSLPNAAQPAAPYPQAPSPQGRLQHHQHHHHHHHPHHPMHGHHHPHHQHHLQLSQCGLDAVERFSDEQLVSLSVRELNRHLRGVSKDEVVRLKQKRRTLKNRGYAQSCRYKRLQHRHALESEKHILTQQLEQLQCELSRVLRERDAYKARYEKLISSNEALSAHANNPPPSPPPDYFL, from the exons ATGTCGTCCCCTTCTCTCCCACTGACCTCCCTGCCCCCGAGCCCTCTGGCCATGGAGTACCTGAACGACTTCGACCTGCTCAAATTCGAGGTGAAGCCGGACACTCCGCCGCCACCGCCCACGTCCACgatgcagcaacagcagcaacagcagcagcagcagcagcagcagcagcagccgccatGCCCTTACCCCAAGCCCGGCCTCCACCAGGACCCCTCCAGCTCCCCCTACAGCGGACGCCCGCCCCAGGACCCAAGCAGCCTGAGCTCCAGCCCTTACACGTCGCTCCCGCCTTCCCCGACGCTGAGCGACGGACACCCTCCCCCGTCcgcctcctcgtcctcttcctcctcctcttcctccatctccttcccGCTGTCCGTCTCCACCGGCTACGTGTCGGGCCTCAGCTCGGCCTCCCAGGGCAACCCGGACGGCAGCCCTGCCCCAGGTGGGCAGGCTCAGTGCCCCAACCCCGCCTCGCTGGAGGACCTCATCTGGCTGGCGGCCCTGCAGCAGCAGTTTGGGGGCGAAGCCGGGGGCGCTGCCTCGCTACTGGGGGCCCTCGGAGGGGGGCCCGAGAGGGGGGACAGGGACCGCTCGGCCGTAGGGGGGTTCCTGGGCTGCGAGGACGCAGTAGAGGCCCTGCTCAACTCGGCCGCAGTGGCCGTAGGATCCCAG tttcctGTGCTCTCCCAGAGTTCCAGCAGCAGTAACCTTGGCGACTCCGGCAGCGACAGCGGAGGTGACGTCTCCTGTGCCAAGGCCTCAGACATGTGCCACCGCCCGCTCCTCTTTGTCTCcaaccctccctccctgcccaaTGCCGCCCAGCCTGCCGCCCCCTACCCACAAGCCCCCAGCCCTCAGGGTCGGctccagcaccatcagcaccatcaccaccaccatcacccgcACCACCCCATGCATGGCCATCATCATCCCCATCATCAACATCACCTTCAACTTAGCCAG tgTGGACTGGACGCGGTGGAGCGATTCTCGGATGAGCAGCTGGTGAGTCTATCGGTACGGGAGCTGAACCGCCACCTGCGCGGCGTGAGCAAGGACGAGGTGGTGCGACTGAAGCAGAAGCGGCGCACGTTGAAGAACCGCGGCTACGCCCAGTCCTGCCGCTACAAGCGCCTGCAGCATCGCCACGCCCTCGAGTCGGAGAAGCACATCCTCACCCAACAG CTGGAGCAGCTTCAGTGTGAGCTTTCGCGAGTACTGCGGGAGCGAGACGCCTACAAGGCTCGTTACGAGAAGCTCATCAGCTCCAACGAGGCGCTGTCGGCGCACGCCAACAACCCACCGCCTTCCCCTCCTCCGGACTACTTCCTGTGA